A DNA window from Bacteroides cellulosilyticus contains the following coding sequences:
- a CDS encoding dienelactone hydrolase family protein, translating into MKRITTIFLIVLSGHLSMIAQTDTTAYGVVKNMPIFYEQLKQQLTYPAAWGNSPIRKFDKWRAQARETLLDCMQILPPAPTDYAMTVIATEQRNGYKAQKILFNVSEWCRIPAYLLVPDGDGPFPAVVMLHDHGAHFSIGKEKMVRPFGVNAEIIADADKWAIGCYDGQYTGDYFAEHGYVVLSIDALFWGERGRKEGVNYDGQQALASNFLQMGSSWGAFINMDDVRSAEFVASLPFVDKNKVGCVGFSMGAYRSWMLSAITDCIKVSASICWMNTTEHLMTLTNNQNKGGSAYSMLIPNLRRYLDYPHTASIACPKPTLFFNGSRDKLFPVEGVKDAYDTMQAVWQSQKAADRLVTKIWEEKHFFNKEMQKETLEFFNKWLK; encoded by the coding sequence ATGAAACGCATTACAACCATTTTCTTGATTGTTCTCTCCGGACATCTCAGTATGATTGCTCAAACCGATACCACCGCATATGGTGTTGTCAAGAACATGCCGATCTTCTATGAGCAATTGAAACAACAGCTCACTTACCCGGCAGCGTGGGGAAACTCCCCTATCCGCAAGTTTGATAAATGGCGTGCCCAGGCACGGGAAACCCTATTGGACTGTATGCAGATTTTGCCTCCCGCCCCTACCGATTATGCCATGACGGTAATTGCTACCGAACAGCGCAACGGATACAAGGCTCAAAAAATACTATTTAACGTATCGGAATGGTGTCGTATTCCCGCCTACCTGTTAGTACCGGACGGTGACGGTCCCTTTCCGGCAGTCGTCATGCTGCACGATCATGGCGCGCACTTCTCCATCGGTAAGGAAAAAATGGTACGCCCGTTCGGTGTAAACGCTGAAATCATAGCGGACGCCGACAAATGGGCTATAGGCTGCTATGACGGCCAATATACAGGAGACTATTTTGCCGAACACGGCTATGTGGTACTTTCCATCGATGCCTTGTTCTGGGGTGAACGTGGCAGAAAGGAAGGGGTGAACTATGACGGACAACAAGCATTAGCTTCCAACTTCCTGCAAATGGGGAGTTCATGGGGAGCGTTCATCAATATGGATGATGTGCGAAGTGCGGAGTTCGTGGCCTCACTGCCATTTGTGGATAAAAATAAAGTAGGATGCGTAGGTTTCTCCATGGGAGCCTACCGTTCCTGGATGCTCTCCGCCATCACCGACTGTATAAAAGTCTCCGCCTCCATTTGCTGGATGAACACCACCGAACACCTGATGACACTCACCAACAACCAAAACAAAGGCGGATCAGCCTATTCCATGCTGATACCGAACCTGCGCCGCTATCTGGATTATCCGCATACGGCAAGCATCGCCTGCCCGAAACCCACCCTGTTTTTCAATGGAAGCCGGGACAAGTTGTTTCCGGTAGAAGGTGTTAAAGATGCCTATGACACCATGCAGGCTGTCTGGCAGAGCCAGAAGGCTGCCGACCGCCTGGTTACCAAGATATGGGAAGAGAAACACTTCTTCAATAAGGAAATGCAGAAAGAGACTTTGGAGTTTTTCAATAAATGGCTGAAATAA